Proteins encoded in a region of the Suncus etruscus isolate mSunEtr1 chromosome 1, mSunEtr1.pri.cur, whole genome shotgun sequence genome:
- the HEMGN gene encoding hemogen, whose amino-acid sequence MDLGKDQSRPALQNTAAPQQGKNHVPELIGRWNLRNREQLRKRKAEAEEHQSSQWQFRGQKKCKRQRTGKENERRGRKKQNTESRAVPESPLEKEVEKVTPTEREMASPMDVMVAPIPVASPPKAVPEKHLSEIGQESTTHQEDISEYQETMVQNQPSEICEDTLAPEDLTPKMCHDTAKSEDLSPEISPLPKTPEDVQDVEGCVAETCPDLDVPEGCSSDAQQKGMKPEECNAEFNQQLAKKRSFFPNAQPEEIAVSTDLTAKAYSDPDVPELSSHKTYQGIAVPQFFSDESIQETSELKEYTLETDQEAPGPEDCAPEMYQETAGHEDSAPEMYQETLGSGYGSPELYQETPGPEDLSTKTNIQEDVPTECFPEPNQETEIEEKPKAEEPASPNISEETHPEHDIYSYVLF is encoded by the exons ATGGATTTGGGAAAGGACCAGTCACGCCCGGCGCTGCAGAACACAGCTGCTCCCCAGCAAGGAAAGAACCATGTTCCAG AGCTTATTGGACGTTGGAATTTGCGAAACAGAGAACAGCtcaggaaaagaaaagcagaagccGAAGAGCACCAGTCTTCACAATGGCAATTTCG AGGACAGAAAAAATGCAAGCGGCAGAGaactggaaaagaaaatgaaagaagaggcAGAAAGAAACAGAATACGGAATCAAGGGCAGTGCCCGAGTCACCATTAGAAAAGGAGGTGGAGAAAGTAACTCCTACAGAGAGAGAAATGGCGTCTCCAATGGATGTCATGGTAGCCCCCATTCCAGTAGCATCTCCCCCAAAAGCTGTACCTGAGAAACATTTGTCTGAAATAGGCCAAGAAAGCACTACACATCAGGAAGATATTTCTGAGTACCAAGAGACAATGGTACAAAACCAGCCTTCTGAGATATGCGAAGATACGCTTGCACCTGAAGACCTGACTCCTAAAATGTGCCATGACACAGCTAAATCTGAAGATCTCTCTCCTGAAATATCTCCTCTTCCTAAAACACCAGAAGATGTCCAAGATGTAGAGGGATGTGTTGCTGAAACATGCCCTGACCTAGATGTTCCTGAAGGCTGCAGTTCTGATGCACAACAAAAAGGAATGAAACCTGAGGAGTGTAATGCTGAGTTCAATCAGCAACTAGCAAAGAAAAGAAGCTTCTTCCCAAATGCACAACCTGAAGAAATAGCTGTGTCTACCGACCTCACTGCAAAAGCATACTCAGACCCTGATGTACCTGAACTCTCTTCTCACAAAACATACCAAGGAATTGCTGTGCCTCAATTCTTCTCTGATGAATCAATCCAAGAAACATCTGAACTCAAAGAATATACACTTGAAACAGACCAAGAAGCCCCTGGGCCTGAAGACTGTGCCCCCGAAATGTACCAAGAAACAGCTGGGCATGAAGACTCTGCCCCTGAAATGTATCAGGAAACACTTGGGTCTGGATATGGCTCCCCTGAACTATATCAAGAAACACCTGGACCCGAAGATCTTTCaactaaaacaaatatacaaGAGGATGTGCCTACTGAATGCTTTCCAGAACCAAACCAAGAAACAG aaattgaagaaaaacccAAAGCAGAAGAACCAGCAAGTCCAAATATTTCTGAAGAAACTCATCCAGAACATGACATCTatagttatgttttgttttaa